The following coding sequences are from one Dromaius novaehollandiae isolate bDroNov1 chromosome 24, bDroNov1.hap1, whole genome shotgun sequence window:
- the MORN1 gene encoding MORN repeat-containing protein 1 has protein sequence MNISFRNEDKCEGDWILDQCQGHGILHCADGTIYEVLGAAVPSRENSTELNTTVCLHTVRTVEVWRSGPPSKPTKFS, from the exons ATGAATATCAG TTTTAGGAACGAAGATAAGTGTGAAGGAGATTGGATTCTAGACCAGTGCCAAGGTCATGGGATATTGCATTGTGCTGATGGAACAATATATGAG gtGTTAGGGGCTGCAGTTCCTTCCAGAGAGAATAGTACAGAACTAAATACTACTGTATGCTTACATACG GTGAGAACAGTCGAGGTTTGGAGATCTGGACCACCATCAAAACCCACCAAATTCTCTTAG